In a single window of the Dysgonomonas mossii genome:
- the recF gene encoding DNA replication/repair protein RecF (All proteins in this family for which functions are known are DNA-binding proteins that assist the filamentation of RecA onto DNA for the initiation of recombination or recombinational repair.) — MILERLSILNYKNIEQAELSLSPKINCFLGSNGMGKTNLLDAIYYLSFCKSHNNPIDSQNIRHDADFAVIQGWYVLGDKQEEFFCSLRRKQKKQFKRNKKEYERLSDHIGFLPLIMVSPSDTELINGGSDERRKFMDMFLSQFDKEYLHSLIRYNKALQQRNALLKTDSYIDETLFDLWDEQLIEEGKVIYSKRKDFIEKFIPIFQRFYDFICLSNEKVELRYESHFDDADFARSLKQKRERDRILGYTSIGVHKDDLDMQMDGYSIKRVGSQGQNKTYVVALKLAQFDFLRKATETTPVLLLDDIFDKLDSTRVEQIVKLVLDKDFGQIFVTDTNREHLDEILSHTNSSYHLYEVSGGEVVQKNNKAV; from the coding sequence ATGATATTAGAGCGGTTGTCCATACTCAACTATAAAAATATAGAGCAGGCAGAACTCAGTCTGTCTCCCAAGATCAATTGCTTCTTGGGTAGTAACGGTATGGGTAAAACAAACCTGTTGGATGCCATCTATTATCTCTCGTTCTGCAAAAGCCACAACAACCCCATCGACAGCCAAAATATAAGGCACGATGCCGATTTTGCCGTTATACAGGGATGGTATGTTTTGGGCGACAAGCAAGAAGAGTTCTTTTGCAGTCTCAGACGGAAACAGAAGAAACAATTCAAGCGGAACAAAAAAGAATACGAACGTCTATCCGATCATATCGGCTTTCTGCCTCTTATCATGGTTTCACCTTCCGACACCGAACTTATAAATGGAGGAAGTGACGAGCGAAGAAAATTTATGGATATGTTCCTTTCGCAGTTCGACAAGGAATATCTGCATTCTCTCATACGCTACAATAAAGCATTGCAACAGCGTAATGCACTCCTGAAAACGGATTCGTATATCGACGAAACCTTGTTCGACCTTTGGGACGAGCAATTGATAGAAGAAGGAAAGGTTATCTATTCGAAACGAAAAGATTTTATCGAGAAATTCATTCCTATCTTTCAACGTTTCTATGATTTTATCTGTTTATCAAATGAGAAAGTAGAGCTACGGTACGAATCACATTTCGACGATGCAGACTTTGCTCGTTCGCTGAAACAAAAGCGGGAACGAGATCGCATATTAGGGTACACGAGTATCGGTGTGCACAAAGATGACTTGGATATGCAGATGGATGGATATTCGATAAAACGAGTAGGGTCGCAAGGTCAGAACAAGACATACGTTGTTGCGTTGAAGCTTGCCCAATTCGATTTTCTACGAAAGGCAACCGAAACAACTCCCGTGCTGTTGCTCGACGATATATTCGACAAACTGGATTCGACACGTGTAGAGCAAATAGTGAAGCTTGTATTGGATAAAGACTTTGGGCAGATATTCGTTACCGATACAAACCGTGAACATCTCGACGAAATACTGTCACATACAAACAGCAGTTATCACCTCTACGAAGTAAGCGGTGGCGAAGTCGTACAAAAGAATAATAAAGCCGTATGA
- a CDS encoding NigD1/NigD2 family lipoprotein — MKALKLFLMTIGIIGMTIVFQSCLDDDDNTSWRYPNALVTVKPTDGNSFFLQLDEKTTLLPTNMTTSPYGNREVRALVNYDEVDKPSQGYTKAIHINWIDSILTKQTVPNLGAENDAKYGTDPIEIVNDWVTIAEDGYLTLRFRTLFGDASKTHYVNLLVNTNPSNPYELEFRHNASGDTYGREADGLVAFNINNLPDTEGKTVKLKLKWKSFSGNKSTEFDFTTRKATPKSSAITAQRSVSNIK; from the coding sequence ATGAAAGCGTTGAAACTTTTTTTAATGACTATTGGGATCATCGGCATGACTATCGTTTTTCAGTCTTGTTTGGATGATGATGACAACACAAGCTGGAGGTATCCAAATGCACTTGTAACTGTGAAGCCGACTGACGGAAATTCTTTTTTCTTACAGCTGGACGAAAAGACAACATTGCTGCCTACCAATATGACAACTTCGCCTTACGGCAACAGAGAAGTCAGGGCACTTGTCAACTACGACGAAGTAGACAAACCTAGCCAAGGATACACGAAAGCTATACATATAAACTGGATAGACAGTATCCTTACAAAGCAAACCGTTCCAAACCTAGGTGCTGAAAACGATGCAAAATACGGAACAGATCCTATCGAAATAGTGAACGACTGGGTAACTATTGCCGAAGACGGCTATCTTACTCTCAGATTCAGAACTTTGTTCGGCGATGCAAGTAAGACGCATTACGTAAACCTGTTAGTAAACACAAATCCTTCAAACCCTTATGAACTGGAATTCAGACATAATGCGAGTGGAGATACCTATGGACGTGAAGCTGATGGGCTAGTAGCATTTAATATCAACAACTTGCCGGATACAGAAGGTAAGACAGTGAAGTTAAAATTGAAATGGAAATCATTCAGCGGTAACAAGTCTACCGAGTTTGATTTCACTACACGTAAAGCAACTCCTAAGAGCTCAGCAATTACAGCTCAAAGAAGTGTTTCGAATATAAAATAA
- a CDS encoding polysaccharide deacetylase family protein — protein MLIEQPPKIYRMLFPGALWRKPVEGQKTVYLTFDDGPIPDITPWVLDLLDKYEIKATFFCVGDNVRKHPDIYKMVLDRGHRVGNHTFNHVQGIRKFSKRYLENTRLASEYIDSELFRPPHGHMRVPQFFTLRRYYKIVMWDVVTRDYSKLMTPEKVFENVKRYTRDGSVIVFHDSLKAEKNMKYALPQSIEWLKEQGYTFKLL, from the coding sequence ATGCTAATAGAACAACCCCCTAAGATATACCGGATGCTGTTTCCGGGAGCATTGTGGCGTAAACCTGTAGAAGGACAAAAAACAGTCTATCTCACATTCGATGATGGACCGATACCCGACATTACCCCGTGGGTATTAGATCTTTTGGACAAATATGAAATTAAAGCTACATTTTTCTGTGTAGGAGACAATGTTCGCAAACATCCCGATATCTATAAAATGGTATTGGATAGAGGACATCGTGTAGGGAATCATACTTTCAACCATGTGCAAGGTATACGAAAATTCTCAAAAAGATACCTTGAAAATACCCGACTGGCTTCCGAATATATAGATTCGGAACTATTCCGTCCGCCACATGGACATATGCGAGTACCTCAATTCTTTACCCTGAGACGCTATTATAAAATTGTGATGTGGGATGTTGTTACCAGAGATTACAGTAAACTGATGACTCCTGAAAAGGTATTCGAAAACGTAAAAAGATATACCCGTGATGGTTCTGTGATCGTTTTTCACGACTCGCTAAAAGCCGAGAAGAACATGAAATATGCCTTACCCCAAAGTATAGAATGGCTAAAAGAACAAGGGTACACGTTTAAACTTCTGTAA